The Candidatus Methanomethylophilaceae archaeon genome contains a region encoding:
- a CDS encoding adenosylcobinamide-GDP ribazoletransferase — MTGSALRGMVSFFTLWHLDITQEDMDAMERGFHMVPAVGLIFGAVMVAALSILSWIQGAMHIGMGLISAVACLLIAYVGSKFIHFDGLTDFGDGMIVSGMREDHVRALKDTLVGAGGIGVAIAVTLTSFAIYATWGVPALVILAPLCEVAVKNSMVFAASFGMPGNGMAGRQVEKTTSESAFKSLIVSIVCGMLLLFLASLFFAGGEWLRVVTSGAAALAVGLMASSVVGVIMARNANRVFGMVNGDILGATNEICRPVAMFFMGLVYMLGI, encoded by the coding sequence ATGACCGGATCCGCCCTCAGAGGGATGGTATCGTTCTTCACGCTGTGGCATCTCGATATCACCCAGGAGGACATGGACGCCATGGAACGCGGGTTCCACATGGTGCCTGCTGTGGGACTGATCTTCGGCGCCGTGATGGTGGCAGCCCTGTCTATTCTGAGCTGGATCCAAGGCGCCATGCACATCGGCATGGGGCTGATCTCGGCCGTCGCGTGCCTTCTCATCGCATATGTCGGGAGCAAATTCATCCATTTCGATGGCCTGACCGATTTCGGCGACGGCATGATCGTCTCCGGGATGCGCGAAGACCACGTCCGGGCGCTGAAAGATACCTTGGTGGGGGCCGGAGGCATAGGCGTAGCGATTGCGGTCACTCTGACTTCTTTCGCGATATATGCGACATGGGGCGTCCCAGCCCTGGTGATTCTGGCTCCTCTGTGCGAGGTTGCGGTCAAGAATTCGATGGTATTCGCCGCTTCTTTCGGAATGCCTGGGAACGGGATGGCAGGGCGCCAGGTGGAGAAGACGACTTCCGAATCAGCGTTCAAATCGCTCATAGTCAGCATCGTCTGCGGGATGCTGCTGCTCTTTTTGGCTTCGCTGTTCTTCGCCGGCGGCGAGTGGCTGCGCGTCGTCACTTCTGGGGCGGCGGCTTTGGCGGTCGGTCTGATGGCGTCTTCCGTCGTAGGGGTCATCATGGCAAGGAATGCCAACAGGGTCTTCGGCATGGTGAACGGAGACATTCTGGGGGCCACAAACGAGATCTGCAGGCCCGTCGCAATGTTCTTTATGGGTCTGGTTTATATGCTTGGCATATGA